Proteins from a single region of Rhodospirillales bacterium:
- a CDS encoding BMP family ABC transporter substrate-binding protein: protein MKYQNLAAIILILVGCSAHAADIRPGVVYDLGGKFDKSFNEGVWNGAKRFAADTGIEFRDFEVQTDSQRVQALRTFARRGYDPILAVGFQYASALERIAAEFPETRFAIIDSEVHRPNVRSIVFREHEGAFVVGVLAAMASRTGKLGFVGGMDVPLIRRFACGYVLGARHASPDVEIFQNMVGTTGAAWNDPVKGAELARSQFDRGADVIFHAAGTTGLGVLQAAADADMLGIGVDSNQNHLHPGSVLTSMLKRVDVAAYEVFDSARQGTWTAGVRELGLKEGGVGWALDEFNETLVSPGMKAAADRAVADIKRGNIRVHDYVADGRCPVD, encoded by the coding sequence GTGAAGTATCAAAACTTGGCGGCGATCATCCTGATACTGGTAGGGTGCTCGGCCCACGCCGCGGACATCAGGCCCGGTGTCGTCTACGACCTCGGTGGCAAATTCGACAAGTCGTTCAACGAAGGCGTCTGGAACGGTGCCAAGCGGTTCGCCGCCGATACGGGAATCGAGTTTCGGGACTTCGAAGTTCAAACGGATTCCCAGCGGGTTCAGGCGCTGCGTACGTTCGCCCGCCGCGGCTACGACCCGATCCTCGCCGTGGGTTTCCAGTACGCGTCGGCATTGGAGAGAATTGCCGCCGAATTTCCCGAGACCCGCTTCGCCATCATCGACTCGGAAGTTCACCGGCCAAATGTGCGATCGATCGTGTTCAGGGAACACGAGGGCGCATTCGTTGTGGGAGTGCTGGCCGCAATGGCTAGCCGCACCGGAAAGCTGGGGTTTGTCGGCGGCATGGACGTACCGTTGATCCGGAGGTTTGCCTGCGGCTATGTGCTGGGAGCGCGGCACGCGAGCCCCGACGTCGAGATCTTCCAGAACATGGTGGGCACTACCGGCGCGGCCTGGAACGACCCCGTGAAGGGGGCGGAACTCGCTAGGTCGCAGTTCGACCGAGGCGCTGACGTCATCTTTCATGCTGCGGGTACCACGGGTCTTGGAGTACTCCAGGCGGCGGCAGACGCGGACATGTTGGGGATCGGGGTCGATTCGAACCAGAATCATCTCCATCCCGGAAGTGTCTTGACGTCAATGCTGAAACGGGTCGACGTGGCAGCCTACGAGGTATTTGACAGCGCCCGTCAGGGCACGTGGACGGCCGGCGTGCGCGAACTGGGTCTGAAGGAAGGCGGGGTCGGCTGGGCGCTGGATGAATTCAACGAAACGCTTGTCTCCCCCGGGATGAAAGCCGCCGCAGACCGCGCGGTAGCGGACATCAAGCGCGGGAACATCCGCGTCCACGACTACGTCGCGGACGGACGCTGTCCAGTGGACTAG